One Halobacterium zhouii genomic region harbors:
- a CDS encoding polymer-forming cytoskeletal protein, whose product MLGANPIDELVVPDGTTVEEHDVVTDGDVLVGGQSTIELGVRGTNVVAGERVSFGGAIEAEGDCRLDMWSDVDGNVLAGEDAYLGERVHIQGRLVVGGDLDIGDDVDIEEGFEASGWIVIRNPMPTITFFVVYLSHLLRIGEEEEAQSLVDELTAGGEFDPLMIPRSGHVSDDAWRVSTPATIGDDCRLHGNIRATAIDVGEDDNLFGSLRAQEDITVGSGTKIHGDVTTRNGDVTVAADALVLGDVSGKNVEIHPDAEVDGVIRARGEMRLGSKPEREAE is encoded by the coding sequence GTGCTCGGCGCGAACCCAATCGACGAACTCGTCGTCCCCGACGGCACGACCGTCGAGGAACACGACGTGGTGACCGACGGCGACGTGCTCGTCGGCGGACAGTCCACCATCGAACTCGGGGTTCGCGGAACCAACGTCGTCGCCGGGGAGCGCGTCTCCTTCGGCGGCGCTATCGAAGCGGAGGGCGACTGCCGACTCGACATGTGGAGCGACGTCGACGGTAACGTGCTCGCCGGCGAGGACGCCTATCTCGGAGAGCGCGTCCACATCCAGGGCCGCCTAGTCGTCGGCGGCGACCTCGACATCGGCGACGACGTCGACATCGAGGAGGGGTTCGAGGCCTCCGGATGGATCGTCATCCGGAACCCGATGCCCACCATCACCTTCTTCGTCGTCTACCTCTCGCACCTGCTGCGCATCGGCGAGGAGGAAGAAGCCCAGTCGCTCGTCGACGAACTCACTGCCGGTGGCGAGTTCGACCCGCTGATGATTCCCCGGTCGGGCCACGTCTCAGACGACGCGTGGCGCGTCTCGACGCCCGCGACCATCGGGGACGACTGCCGACTCCACGGCAACATCCGCGCGACGGCCATCGACGTCGGTGAAGACGACAACCTGTTCGGGAGTCTTCGCGCACAGGAGGACATCACTGTCGGCTCGGGGACGAAGATCCACGGCGACGTCACCACCCGGAACGGCGACGTGACGGTCGCCGCGGACGCCCTCGTGCTCGGCGACGTCTCCGGGAAGAACGTCGAGATTCACCCGGACGCCGAGGTCGATGGCGTCATCCGCGCTCGCGGCGAGATGCGCCTCGGCAGCAAGCCCGAACGAGAAGCGGAGTAG
- the pan1 gene encoding proteasome-activating nucleotidase Pan1 has protein sequence MTETADDVELPYEDSASQQEKIEALEDRLSSLEDENEEMRDRLLDANAENNKYQQKLERLSHENKKLKQSPLFVATVQELNDEGAIIKQHGNNQEALTEVTDELREDLEAGARVAVNNSLSIVRRLDDEADVRARVMEVEHSPDVGYEDVGGLDDQLREVRETVELPMKDPELFDTVGIDPPSGVLLHGPPGTGKTLMAKAVANQTDATFIKMAGSELVHKFIGEGAKLVRDLFQVARDHEPAVVFIDEIDAIASKRTDSKTSGDAEVQRTMMQLLSEMDGFDERGEVRIIAATNRFDMLDRAILRPGRFDRLIEVPNPDVTGREKIFRIHTRSMNVADDVDYGELAAESADLSGADVKAICTEAGMFAIRDDRTEITMDDFRAAREKLEQDTETSDDTPRAFA, from the coding sequence ATGACCGAGACCGCCGACGACGTCGAGCTACCCTACGAGGATAGCGCCTCACAGCAGGAGAAAATCGAGGCGCTAGAGGACCGGCTCTCCTCGCTCGAGGACGAAAACGAGGAGATGCGCGACCGGCTGCTCGACGCGAACGCGGAGAACAACAAGTACCAGCAGAAACTCGAACGACTCTCTCACGAGAACAAGAAACTCAAGCAGTCGCCGCTGTTCGTCGCGACGGTTCAGGAACTCAACGACGAGGGCGCCATCATCAAGCAACACGGGAACAACCAGGAGGCGCTCACGGAGGTCACCGACGAACTCCGCGAGGACCTGGAAGCGGGCGCTCGCGTCGCCGTCAACAATTCGCTTTCTATCGTGCGCCGCCTCGACGACGAGGCCGACGTGCGCGCTCGCGTGATGGAGGTCGAACACTCCCCGGACGTCGGCTACGAGGACGTCGGCGGCCTCGACGACCAGTTGCGGGAGGTCCGCGAGACGGTCGAACTCCCGATGAAGGACCCCGAGCTGTTCGACACCGTCGGCATCGACCCACCCAGCGGCGTGCTCCTCCACGGCCCGCCGGGCACCGGGAAGACGCTCATGGCGAAGGCGGTCGCGAACCAGACCGACGCGACGTTCATCAAGATGGCGGGCAGCGAACTCGTCCACAAGTTCATCGGCGAGGGCGCGAAACTCGTCCGCGACCTCTTCCAGGTCGCTCGCGACCACGAACCCGCGGTCGTCTTCATCGACGAGATCGACGCCATCGCCTCGAAGCGCACGGACTCGAAGACGTCGGGTGACGCGGAGGTCCAGCGCACGATGATGCAGTTGCTCTCGGAGATGGACGGCTTCGACGAGCGCGGCGAGGTGCGCATCATCGCCGCCACCAACCGCTTCGACATGCTCGACCGCGCGATCCTGCGCCCGGGCCGGTTCGACCGCCTCATCGAGGTGCCGAACCCGGACGTGACGGGCCGCGAGAAGATCTTCCGCATCCACACCCGCTCGATGAACGTCGCCGACGACGTGGACTACGGCGAACTCGCCGCGGAGTCCGCGGACCTCTCTGGCGCGGACGTGAAGGCCATCTGCACCGAGGCAGGCATGTTCGCCATCCGCGACGACCGCACGGAGATCACGATGGACGACTTCCGCGCCGCGAGGGAGAAACTCGAGCAGGACACGGAGACCAGCGACGACACCCCGCGGGCGTTCGCCTGA
- the mre11 gene encoding DNA double-strand break repair protein Mre11, with amino-acid sequence MARVIHTGDTHLGYRQYHSSVRRQDFLEAFRSVVEDAIEADVDAVVHAGDLYHDRRPGLRDILGTIDVLEPLRDADIPFLAIVGNHEGTRDAQWLDLFETLDLAERLDFSGRRVEDTVFYGLDYVPESKRPELDYEFDPPGANSADDADHAALVSHGLFTPFAHANWDLDAVLQESNVDFDAVLLGDNHAADTAQVEDTWVTYCGSTERASASERDARGYNIVEFTNDVGISRKGLDTREFVFVDVELGPEDGAGFVRERIREHDVEDAVVIVTVEGEGENVTPADVETFGDEQGALITRVNDRRDVDTETDVEVSFADPDDAVRERVREMGLSGAGLDVDDTVRDLDVADSNVRERVKQRVEAVVDGDDGVSEDDQAVTAEDETNDEAATAEAGTDEAGADAGDGSATDQDGHETESAQTTTMEEFQ; translated from the coding sequence ATGGCTCGCGTCATCCATACGGGGGACACCCATCTCGGCTACCGCCAGTACCACTCCTCCGTGCGCCGTCAGGACTTCCTCGAGGCGTTCCGCAGCGTCGTCGAGGATGCCATCGAGGCGGACGTGGACGCCGTCGTTCACGCGGGCGACCTCTACCACGACCGCCGCCCCGGCCTCCGCGACATCCTCGGCACCATCGACGTGCTCGAACCCCTCCGAGACGCCGACATCCCCTTCCTCGCTATCGTCGGCAATCACGAGGGGACACGGGACGCACAGTGGCTCGACCTCTTCGAGACCCTCGATCTCGCCGAACGCCTGGATTTCTCGGGTCGCCGCGTCGAGGACACCGTCTTCTACGGACTCGACTACGTGCCCGAATCGAAGCGCCCCGAACTCGACTACGAGTTCGACCCACCCGGAGCGAACAGCGCCGACGACGCCGACCACGCAGCACTCGTCTCCCACGGCCTGTTCACGCCGTTCGCGCACGCCAACTGGGACCTGGACGCGGTACTCCAGGAGTCGAACGTCGACTTCGACGCCGTGCTGCTCGGTGACAACCACGCCGCCGACACTGCACAGGTCGAGGACACGTGGGTGACGTACTGCGGGTCGACAGAACGCGCGAGCGCGAGCGAACGGGACGCTCGCGGCTACAACATCGTGGAGTTTACGAACGACGTTGGCATCTCCCGAAAGGGCCTGGACACCCGTGAGTTCGTCTTCGTTGACGTCGAACTCGGGCCGGAGGACGGCGCCGGGTTCGTGCGCGAACGCATCCGCGAGCACGACGTCGAGGACGCCGTCGTCATCGTCACTGTCGAGGGCGAGGGCGAGAACGTTACGCCCGCGGACGTGGAAACGTTCGGGGACGAGCAGGGCGCGCTCATCACGCGCGTCAACGACCGCCGGGACGTCGACACCGAGACGGACGTCGAGGTGTCCTTCGCCGACCCCGACGACGCAGTGCGCGAACGCGTCCGCGAGATGGGGTTGAGCGGGGCGGGCCTCGACGTCGACGACACGGTGCGTGACCTCGATGTTGCGGACTCGAACGTCCGAGAACGCGTGAAACAGCGCGTCGAGGCCGTCGTCGACGGTGACGACGGTGTAAGCGAGGACGACCAAGCAGTTACTGCCGAAGACGAGACGAACGACGAAGCAGCTACTGCCGAGGCTGGGACAGACGAGGCCGGAGCGGATGCAGGCGACGGGTCGGCTACGGACCAGGACGGACACGAGACGGAATCCGCGCAGACGACAACCATGGAGGAGTTCCAGTGA
- a CDS encoding redox-regulated ATPase YchF has protein sequence MLSIALAGKPNAGKSTFYTAATNSEVDVANYPFTTIDANRGVTHVRTECPCLELDSRCGNDNCRDGKRYVPVELLDVAGLVPGAHEGRGLGNQFLDELTNADVIVNVVDASGATNEEGEPVEVGEHDPIEDVDFVEEEMDLWLAGIVEDNWESVERQSRSPGFDIEEAVTDLMTGFGASEYDVAGVLRNIEYPEDPVQWTDDDREALARGVRERTKPIVVVANKIDVAPEENVERLLELDKPVIPATAQGELALRRGADAGFVDYDPGDEDFDVVEEVSDDQRRVLTDLQETMAEYGGTGVQQALDYAVYDLLDMVTAYPVQDASKWTDGTGNVLPDAFLLARGSTPVDLAYAVHSDIGDGYLHAVNAKTSREIGEGYELEEGDTVKIVSTAK, from the coding sequence ATGCTCTCTATCGCGCTCGCCGGGAAGCCGAACGCGGGCAAGTCGACGTTCTACACGGCGGCGACGAACTCGGAGGTGGACGTGGCGAACTATCCGTTCACCACCATCGACGCGAACCGGGGCGTCACGCACGTTCGCACGGAGTGCCCGTGCCTCGAACTCGATTCGCGCTGCGGGAACGACAACTGCCGGGACGGGAAACGCTACGTCCCCGTCGAACTGCTCGACGTCGCCGGTCTGGTGCCTGGCGCACACGAGGGGCGCGGCCTCGGCAATCAGTTCCTCGACGAACTCACGAACGCCGACGTCATCGTGAACGTCGTGGACGCCTCCGGCGCGACGAACGAGGAGGGTGAACCCGTCGAGGTCGGGGAACACGACCCCATAGAGGACGTCGACTTCGTTGAGGAGGAGATGGACCTCTGGCTGGCGGGCATCGTCGAGGACAACTGGGAGTCAGTCGAGCGCCAGTCGCGCTCGCCGGGGTTCGACATCGAGGAGGCGGTCACCGACCTGATGACGGGGTTCGGCGCCTCGGAGTACGACGTCGCGGGCGTGCTGCGGAACATCGAGTATCCGGAGGACCCCGTGCAGTGGACCGACGACGACCGCGAGGCGTTGGCCCGGGGCGTCCGGGAGCGCACGAAACCCATCGTTGTGGTGGCGAACAAGATCGACGTCGCGCCCGAGGAGAACGTCGAGCGGCTGCTCGAACTCGACAAGCCCGTGATTCCGGCGACGGCGCAGGGCGAACTCGCGCTCCGCCGTGGCGCGGACGCCGGCTTCGTCGACTACGACCCGGGCGACGAGGACTTCGACGTCGTCGAGGAGGTGAGCGACGACCAGCGTCGCGTGCTCACAGACCTCCAGGAGACGATGGCCGAGTACGGCGGTACGGGCGTCCAGCAGGCCCTCGATTACGCGGTGTACGACCTGCTCGATATGGTGACCGCGTACCCCGTGCAGGACGCCTCGAAGTGGACGGATGGCACGGGGAACGTGCTCCCGGACGCGTTCCTCCTGGCGCGCGGGTCGACGCCTGTCGACCTGGCGTACGCCGTCCACTCGGACATCGGCGACGGCTACCTCCACGCGGTGAACGCGAAGACCAGCCGCGAAATCGGCGAAGGGTACGAACTCGAGGAGGGCGACACGGTGAAGATCGTCTCGACGGCGAAGTAG
- a CDS encoding DUF5800 family protein has protein sequence MTTLSFEDDGVDVVYEGTEFRMERELIEDATGKTYHDVTDHEVLKLVEKNPALSGEPKRIGDII, from the coding sequence ATGACTACGCTCTCGTTCGAGGACGACGGCGTCGACGTGGTGTACGAGGGGACGGAGTTCCGGATGGAGCGGGAACTCATCGAGGACGCGACGGGGAAGACGTACCACGACGTCACCGACCACGAGGTGCTCAAACTCGTCGAGAAGAACCCCGCGCTGTCGGGGGAGCCAAAACGCATCGGCGACATCATCTGA
- a CDS encoding UbiA family prenyltransferase, producing the protein MHVARHGSGLQSDLAALASQIHPVFMLPPLAASAFGAVLAREFALPLAGIHLAAVFLAVYTAHVKDGYVDFHVRGEDDDHPLTESGCRAAIAAATAGFFACTVALWWFVGLGAAAITVPTWLIAYHHAPQLDTNPVTTTTGYPLGISLALLGGYYAQTSALAVRPVAFAAVLLVLLSGVKVIDDATDFDYDRSIGKRTAAVAIGRPAARRLAFGLMAAAMVGVVAFAALAVFPPSSVAAVAAFAVVASFAARADPALATMLLVRGCYVFLAVLVAAAWFRPLA; encoded by the coding sequence ATGCACGTCGCGCGGCACGGGAGCGGACTGCAGAGCGACCTCGCCGCGCTCGCCTCGCAGATACACCCCGTGTTCATGCTGCCGCCGCTGGCCGCCTCGGCGTTCGGCGCAGTGCTTGCCCGGGAGTTCGCGCTCCCGCTCGCCGGCATCCACCTCGCAGCCGTCTTCCTCGCCGTCTACACCGCCCACGTCAAGGACGGCTACGTCGACTTCCACGTCCGCGGCGAGGACGACGACCATCCCCTCACCGAGTCCGGGTGCCGCGCCGCGATCGCCGCCGCCACCGCCGGCTTCTTCGCCTGCACTGTCGCTCTCTGGTGGTTCGTCGGCCTCGGCGCCGCCGCAATCACCGTCCCGACGTGGCTCATCGCGTACCACCACGCCCCCCAACTGGACACCAACCCAGTCACCACCACCACCGGCTACCCGCTCGGCATCTCGCTCGCGCTCCTCGGCGGCTACTACGCACAGACGAGCGCGCTCGCCGTGCGCCCGGTCGCGTTCGCCGCCGTCCTGCTCGTCTTGCTCTCCGGCGTGAAAGTCATCGACGACGCGACGGACTTCGACTACGACCGATCCATCGGCAAGCGAACCGCCGCCGTCGCCATCGGTCGGCCCGCCGCGCGCCGGCTCGCGTTCGGACTCATGGCCGCCGCGATGGTCGGCGTCGTCGCGTTCGCCGCGCTCGCCGTCTTCCCGCCGAGTTCCGTCGCCGCCGTCGCCGCGTTCGCTGTCGTCGCGTCGTTTGCCGCGCGCGCCGACCCCGCGCTCGCGACGATGCTGCTCGTCCGAGGCTGCTACGTCTTCCTCGCCGTCCTCGTCGCCGCCGCCTGGTTCCGACCCCTCGCCTGA
- a CDS encoding class I SAM-dependent methyltransferase encodes MADWQDDGALAAQYADASNLAARQVLFARFSTAERSRREWLFDQMESDQPALPADADVLSLGAGHGVLWAANCERIPDGWDVTVTDAFQGMVMDAMETLEECQREFNFDVVDARDIPYPNDSFDVITANHVLQHLDAEGRERAIAEVRRVLKPDGTLYAATTGESHLAELHDVLSGFGSVPHENGFSLENGTDQLRAQFGDVDLRRFENSLSVTSAAPLVAYALSLPGFDDEDGREMETAFRERIGDDGFDVAMDVGVFVAR; translated from the coding sequence ATGGCTGACTGGCAGGACGACGGCGCGCTCGCCGCGCAGTACGCGGACGCCTCGAATCTCGCCGCCCGGCAGGTGCTGTTCGCCCGCTTCTCGACCGCCGAGCGGTCCCGCCGTGAGTGGCTGTTCGACCAGATGGAGTCCGACCAGCCGGCCCTCCCCGCGGACGCGGACGTGCTCTCGCTGGGCGCGGGCCACGGCGTGCTCTGGGCGGCCAACTGCGAGCGCATCCCCGACGGCTGGGACGTCACCGTGACCGACGCCTTCCAGGGGATGGTGATGGACGCCATGGAGACCTTAGAGGAGTGCCAGCGGGAGTTCAACTTCGACGTGGTGGACGCCCGCGACATCCCCTACCCCAACGACTCCTTCGACGTAATCACCGCCAACCACGTCCTCCAACACCTCGACGCGGAGGGCCGCGAGCGCGCGATTGCGGAGGTCCGCCGCGTCCTGAAGCCGGACGGCACACTGTACGCCGCGACCACCGGCGAGTCACATCTCGCGGAACTCCACGACGTGCTCTCCGGGTTCGGTTCCGTCCCCCACGAGAACGGGTTCTCCCTGGAGAACGGCACCGACCAGTTGCGCGCGCAGTTCGGCGACGTAGACCTGCGGCGCTTCGAGAACTCGCTGTCGGTCACCTCGGCCGCGCCGCTCGTCGCGTACGCGCTCTCGCTCCCCGGCTTCGACGACGAGGACGGGCGCGAGATGGAGACCGCGTTCCGCGAGCGTATCGGGGACGACGGCTTCGACGTTGCCATGGACGTCGGCGTGTTCGTCGCGCGGTAG
- a CDS encoding CNNM domain-containing protein, with protein MNTVEIVVRLLAGIALILTNGFFVAIEFALTRARQFTEDEFVGGDPALERAWEMTQNLEIYLTTCQVGITASSIAVGIVAEPALAAIFEPFFANTALASIGAGALIAFLIINLVHLTHGEQTPTYLGVERSRMVSRYGASTLYWFHYAISPLITLGDTVAKWTLGLFGIEMTGAWLETEEDVIESRAQLRNRVEDVLERGELSDERLTEVVSALDAGTTTVEQVMVDSDDIVYLSTHLSTEENIDKMVEFPHTRYPLVGENADDFRGIVYVPAFVNRMDELRSGDVAFEEIAAPPMTLSPETSVSDAIDQFQAERQELALVVSEGNVVGLLTGTDAFEEVMGEMEDPLDAEHET; from the coding sequence ATGAATACAGTGGAGATTGTCGTTCGCCTGCTGGCTGGAATCGCCCTCATCCTGACGAACGGCTTCTTCGTCGCCATCGAGTTCGCGCTCACGAGGGCGCGACAGTTCACCGAGGACGAGTTCGTCGGCGGCGACCCCGCACTGGAGCGTGCGTGGGAGATGACGCAGAACCTCGAAATCTATCTGACGACGTGCCAGGTCGGTATCACGGCGTCCAGTATCGCCGTCGGTATCGTCGCGGAACCCGCGCTCGCGGCTATCTTCGAGCCGTTCTTCGCGAACACCGCGCTCGCGTCCATCGGCGCCGGCGCGCTCATCGCGTTCCTCATCATCAACCTCGTGCACCTCACGCACGGCGAGCAGACCCCGACGTATCTCGGCGTCGAGCGCTCCCGGATGGTCTCACGGTACGGCGCGTCGACGCTGTACTGGTTCCACTACGCCATCTCGCCGCTCATCACGCTCGGCGACACCGTGGCGAAGTGGACGCTGGGGCTGTTCGGCATCGAGATGACGGGGGCGTGGCTGGAGACCGAGGAAGACGTCATCGAGTCGCGAGCACAGCTCCGTAACCGCGTGGAGGACGTGCTCGAACGCGGCGAACTCAGCGACGAGCGACTCACCGAAGTCGTAAGCGCCCTTGACGCCGGCACGACGACCGTCGAGCAGGTGATGGTCGATTCTGACGACATCGTCTACCTCTCGACTCACCTGTCCACCGAGGAGAACATCGACAAGATGGTGGAGTTCCCGCACACTCGCTACCCGCTCGTCGGCGAGAACGCGGATGACTTTCGGGGAATCGTCTACGTGCCAGCGTTCGTCAACCGCATGGACGAACTGCGCTCGGGCGACGTGGCCTTCGAGGAGATAGCGGCACCGCCGATGACGCTCTCTCCGGAAACCTCCGTCAGCGACGCCATCGACCAGTTCCAGGCCGAACGCCAGGAACTCGCGCTGGTGGTCAGCGAGGGGAACGTCGTCGGTCTCCTCACTGGCACGGACGCCTTCGAGGAGGTGATGGGTGAGATGGAGGACCCGCTCGACGCCGAACACGAAACCTGA
- the rad50 gene encoding DNA double-strand break repair ATPase Rad50, whose product MRFTRVDIRNFKCFEDADLRLDSGVTVIHGLNGSGKSSLLEACFFALYGATALDRTLEDVVTIGAEEAEIDLWFSHAGGDYHVHRRVRNTGDRPTTADCTLETPTGTIDGVNDVEAHVVELLRMDAEAFVNCAYVRQGEVNKLINASPSTRQDMLDDLLQLGKLEDYRQRAGEARLGVEDVKGSIEGRLDQLEDQIEAKEAEDPHETLAALESQLNGVADDIENYEDQRENAKETLDAAEDVLERHEEKREELESVTETIADVREAIAEAESQRETLAERASERRERAGELGERAAELLAETELEAADADAVDQDAVDAKRDELADEREDVTERVSDVAPEVSRLSTEAENAADRAEELEARADALREEADELEGTANDAESEREEAVERIEELDAAIEDAKATFEDAPVAFGNAEGHVEALEDDLEDARERKSEVRADLQSATDRVEEAEELLDAGKCPECGQPVDGSPHVDGVEEYRERVADLEDDLEDAEENVEELAERVEEAEELEDAEREVADLERKRELAAERRDDREQAAADAREDADEKREDADELEDDAEDAREDADEKREDADEKREELGELNARQGDLKERIDRLADLADVLDERDEEDSEAERLTEKRADLADRNDERRERLTDLRERKQGLESEFDEDRVEQARDEKERAEDYLEQVEPALEELREERDDLQSRIGAAENTIEALEELREDRDAVAAKLEDLEAVHEEVTDLESMYGDLRAELRQQNVAKLERLLNETFDLVYQNDSYARIELSGEYELTVYQKDGEALEPDQLSGGERALFNLSLRCAIYRLLAEGIEGDAPMPPLILDEPTVFLDSGHVSQLVELVDSMRRMGVEQIVVVSHDEELVDAADELVRVEKDATSNRSRVVQDAAEVLAD is encoded by the coding sequence GTGAGATTCACCAGAGTCGACATACGCAACTTCAAATGCTTCGAGGACGCCGACCTGCGCCTCGACAGCGGCGTCACGGTCATCCACGGCCTCAACGGCAGCGGCAAGTCGAGCCTGCTCGAGGCGTGTTTCTTCGCGCTGTACGGCGCGACGGCCCTCGACCGAACGCTCGAGGACGTGGTGACCATCGGCGCCGAAGAGGCCGAGATCGACCTCTGGTTCAGCCACGCGGGCGGCGACTACCACGTCCACCGGCGCGTGCGGAACACGGGCGACCGGCCGACGACGGCTGATTGCACCCTGGAGACGCCGACCGGGACCATCGACGGCGTGAACGACGTGGAGGCCCACGTCGTCGAACTGCTCCGGATGGACGCGGAGGCGTTCGTGAACTGCGCGTACGTCAGGCAGGGCGAGGTGAACAAGCTCATCAACGCCTCCCCGAGCACCCGCCAGGACATGCTCGACGACCTCCTGCAGCTCGGGAAACTAGAGGACTATCGACAGCGCGCGGGCGAGGCCCGACTCGGCGTGGAGGACGTGAAGGGGAGCATCGAGGGGCGACTCGACCAGCTCGAGGACCAGATCGAGGCGAAGGAAGCCGAGGACCCCCACGAGACGCTGGCCGCGCTCGAATCCCAGTTGAACGGCGTCGCCGACGACATCGAGAACTACGAGGACCAACGCGAGAACGCGAAGGAGACCCTGGACGCCGCCGAGGACGTGCTCGAACGCCACGAGGAGAAACGCGAGGAACTCGAGTCGGTGACCGAGACCATCGCGGACGTCCGCGAGGCCATCGCGGAGGCCGAGTCCCAGCGCGAGACGCTCGCGGAGCGGGCGTCCGAGCGCCGGGAGCGAGCGGGCGAACTCGGGGAGCGCGCCGCGGAACTGCTCGCCGAAACGGAACTCGAGGCGGCCGATGCGGACGCTGTCGACCAGGACGCGGTGGACGCGAAACGCGACGAACTGGCCGACGAGCGCGAGGACGTGACCGAACGCGTCTCCGACGTCGCCCCCGAGGTGTCGAGGCTCTCGACGGAGGCCGAGAACGCGGCCGACCGCGCCGAGGAACTCGAGGCGCGCGCGGACGCGCTCCGCGAAGAGGCCGACGAACTCGAGGGGACGGCGAACGACGCCGAATCCGAGCGTGAGGAAGCGGTCGAGCGCATCGAGGAACTGGACGCAGCCATCGAGGACGCGAAGGCCACCTTCGAGGACGCTCCGGTCGCGTTCGGGAACGCGGAGGGCCACGTCGAAGCCCTCGAGGACGACCTCGAGGACGCCCGCGAGCGGAAGAGCGAGGTGCGGGCGGACCTCCAGTCCGCGACGGACCGCGTCGAGGAGGCCGAGGAGCTGCTCGACGCCGGGAAGTGCCCGGAATGCGGACAACCCGTGGACGGGTCGCCCCACGTCGACGGGGTCGAGGAGTACCGCGAGCGCGTAGCGGACCTGGAGGACGACCTCGAGGACGCCGAGGAGAACGTCGAGGAACTCGCCGAGCGCGTCGAGGAGGCGGAGGAACTCGAGGACGCCGAGCGGGAGGTCGCGGACCTCGAACGAAAGCGGGAGTTGGCCGCAGAGCGCCGGGATGACCGCGAGCAGGCCGCCGCTGACGCGCGCGAGGATGCCGACGAGAAGCGCGAGGACGCCGACGAACTCGAGGACGACGCCGAGGACGCGCGCGAAGATGCCGACGAGAAGCGCGAGGACGCCGACGAAAAGCGCGAGGAACTCGGCGAGTTGAACGCCCGGCAGGGCGACCTGAAGGAGCGGATCGATCGACTCGCAGATCTCGCTGACGTGCTCGACGAGCGCGACGAAGAGGATTCGGAGGCCGAGCGCCTCACCGAGAAGCGCGCGGACCTCGCGGACCGAAACGACGAGCGCCGCGAGCGCCTCACCGACCTCAGGGAGCGAAAGCAGGGCCTCGAGTCCGAGTTCGACGAGGACCGGGTCGAGCAGGCCCGCGACGAGAAGGAGCGCGCCGAGGACTACCTCGAACAGGTCGAACCGGCACTCGAGGAACTCCGCGAGGAGCGCGACGACCTGCAGAGCCGGATCGGCGCGGCCGAGAACACCATCGAGGCCCTCGAGGAACTGCGCGAGGACCGCGACGCGGTCGCGGCGAAACTCGAGGACCTGGAGGCCGTCCACGAGGAGGTCACGGACCTCGAGTCGATGTACGGCGACCTGCGCGCGGAGTTGCGCCAGCAGAACGTGGCGAAACTCGAGCGACTACTGAACGAGACGTTCGACCTGGTGTACCAGAATGACTCGTACGCGCGCATCGAGCTCTCCGGCGAGTACGAGTTGACGGTGTACCAGAAGGACGGCGAGGCCCTGGAACCCGACCAGCTCTCGGGCGGCGAGCGCGCGCTGTTCAACCTCAGCCTGCGGTGTGCCATCTACCGTCTGCTCGCGGAGGGTATCGAGGGCGACGCGCCGATGCCGCCGCTCATCCTCGACGAGCCGACGGTGTTCCTGGACTCCGGCCACGTCTCCCAGCTGGTGGAGCTGGTGGATTCGATGCGCCGGATGGGCGTCGAGCAGATTGTCGTGGTGAGCCACGACGAGGAGCTGGTGGACGCCGCCGACGAGCTGGTGCGCGTGGAGAAGGACGCGACGTCGAACCGGTCGCGTGTCGTACAGGACGCGGCGGAAGTGCTCGCAGACTGA
- a CDS encoding MarR family transcriptional regulator: MSATAIEGETVEALRDLPPSAKLVAKVLEYNETLTQSELAEETLLPSRTVRYALTRLEEQDVVESRFSFTDARKRLYTLS; encoded by the coding sequence ATGAGCGCGACTGCCATCGAAGGTGAGACGGTCGAAGCGCTGCGGGACCTGCCGCCGAGCGCGAAACTCGTCGCGAAGGTACTGGAGTACAACGAGACCCTCACGCAGAGCGAGCTCGCGGAGGAAACGCTGCTCCCCTCACGGACCGTTCGCTACGCACTCACGCGCCTCGAAGAACAGGACGTCGTCGAATCCCGGTTCTCGTTCACCGACGCGCGAAAGCGTCTCTACACGCTCTCCTGA